In one window of Nicotiana tabacum cultivar K326 chromosome 12, ASM71507v2, whole genome shotgun sequence DNA:
- the LOC107823186 gene encoding LEAF RUST 10 DISEASE-RESISTANCE LOCUS RECEPTOR-LIKE PROTEIN KINASE-like 1.1 — MVALDYLSVFLIFYQLLIFHSVQAQNQSQDSCPKEFKCGRFGNVKFPFSVSSQPACGLYTIDCDTKPNPTIHLGGNVYTALEQRSDNNSYRVLNLRLYDLLAKNSCNSFDKSLSFPSSPSISIRTNQRNLTLFRCNSSVDINRRMNDHYFRDYNYTKCRGFGIYYKYPTTWRVGYSDAPKGAIPVNCSVIQLPIKWRSQLPQTSSLFDLLTANFTIQWSLSDDCSKCYYQGGRCLADNNNNFLCSPNPKARRKSKRILVVVLSAVIGLILSICLSIFIWRFKKGKGGCFHFFTRNTYSDPSSQDPDGGSKYFGIPVFSYSTLEKATNNFDSSKELGDGGFGTVYHGKLRDGREVAVKRLYEQSSKRMVQFKNEVEILTRLRHQNLVMLYGCTSRHSRELLLVYEYIPNGTIADHLHGEKAKNGSTLIWHIRMKIAIETASALAYLHASDIIHRDVKTSNILLDNNFGVKVADFGLSRLSPHDATHISTAPQGTPGYVDPEYHACYQLTNKSDVYSFRVVLVELISSLPAVDIRRHKDEISLANFALNKFLKCEFEELIDPSLGYESDAEVRRMTTSVAGLAFQCLQLEKEMRPTMDEVLEILKGIQRGEFESQKKEEINVIDNVDESENDVQLMKSKLHLSPNSVNDRWLSGSTTATISG; from the exons ATGGTGGCTTTAGATTATTTGTCAGTTTTCTTGATTTTCTATCAGTTGCTGATCTTTCATTCAGTTCAAGCTCAGAATCAATCCCAAGATAGCTGCCCCAAGGAATTCAAATGTGGGAGGTTTGGAAATGTGAAGTTTCCATTTTCTGTATCCTCACAACCTGCTTGTGGATTGTACACCATTGATTGTGATACTAAACCAAATCCAACAATTCATTTGGGAGGAAATGTTTACACTGCTCTGGAACAACGTTCGGATAATAATAGTtatagagttttaaaccttaggCTTTATGATTTATTGGCAAAAAACAGTTGCAATTCTTTCGATAAAAGTCTATCTTTTCCAAGTTCCCCTTCAATCTCGATTCGAACCAACCAACGCAATCTTACCTTGTTCAGATGCAACAGCAGTGTAGACATCAACAGGAGGATGAATGATCACTATTTTCGTGACTATAATTATACTAAATGTAGAGGCTTCGGCATTTACTACAAGTATCCGACAACATGGAGGGTAGGGTACTCGGATGCACCAAAGGGAGCTATTCCTGTTAACTGTTCAGTGATTCAATTACCAATTAAATGGAGGTCGCAGTTACCTCAAACTAGTAGCTTGTTTGATCTCTTAACTGCGAATTTTACAATCCAGTGGAGCCTGTCTGATGATTGTAGTAAATGTTACTATCAAGGAGGCCGATGTTTAgctgacaacaacaacaattttcTTTGTTCCCCAAATCCCAAAG CAAGAAGAAAGTCAAAGAGAATTCTAGTTGTAG TCTTATCTGCAGTGATTGGCTTGATCCTTTCAATTTGCCTTAGTATTTTTATCTGGCGTTTCAAGAAAGGAAAGGGCGGCTGTTTTCACTTCTTCACAAGAAATACATATTCTGATCCGTCAAGTCAAGATCCTGACGGCGGTAGCAAGTACTTTGGAATCCCTGTCTTCTCCTACTCTACACTTGAAAAAGCCACCAATAATTTCGATTCCTCCAAAGAACTTGGAGACGGTGGTTTTGGAACTGTATACCATG GTAAACTTCGTGATGGGAGGGAAGTTGCAGTGAAACGCTTGTACGAGCAAAGTTCCAAGAGGATGGTGCAATTTAAGAATGAAGTTGAAATTCTTACTCGCCTAAGGCACCAGAATCTTGTTATGCTTTATGGTTGCACATCAAGGCATAGTCGTGAACTCCTCCTCGTTTATGAATACATTCCAAATGGAACAATTGCTGATCACCTCCACGGAGAAAAAGCAAAGAACGGGAGTACCCTTATATGGCATATCCGCATGAAAATTGCCATAGAAACTGCAAGTGCTTTAGCTTATCTCCACGCTTCTGACATAATACACCGTGATGTTAAGACTAGTAACATTCTCCTTGACAACAATTTTGGTGtcaaagttgcagattttgggctCTCAAGACTTTCTCCACATGATGCAACTCATATCTCGACTGCTCCTCAAGGGACGCCTGGATATGTCGATCCAGAATATCATGCATGCTATCAGTTAACTAATAAAAGCGATGTGTATAGCTTCAGGGTTGTCCTTGTTGAGCTCATATCATCACTGCCTGCTGTGGATATAAGAAGGCATAAGGATGAAATTAGTTTGGCTAACTTTGCATTAAacaagtttttgaaatgtgaatttgaGGAGTTGATTGATCCATCTCTTGGTTATGAGTCCGATGCTGAAGTTAGGAGAATGACTACTTCAGTTGCAGGGCTGGCTTTTCAATGTCTGCAACTTGAGAAGGAGATGAGGCCAACAATGGATGAAGTGTTGGAAATTCTAAAGGGGATTCAGAGGGGCGAGTTTGAAAGCCAGAAGAAAGAAGAGATTAATGTCATTGACAATGTAGATGAATCAGAAAATGATGTACAATTGATGAAATCCAAATTACATCTTTCGCCGAATTCTGTGAATGATAGGTGGCTTAGTGGATCTACCACTGCTACTATTAGCGGGTGA